In a single window of the Aquarana catesbeiana isolate 2022-GZ linkage group LG13, ASM4218655v1, whole genome shotgun sequence genome:
- the TMEM79 gene encoding transmembrane protein 79: MATGQQKVLQLDPSPEKTDHTGTDVGLQETPEKKLSSVGFYELEVPQASNNNEATEDTKRTGSADVETKEVLSDEKDSDSGYLDKAEEKTIQNDASPDYLAKAEEKTAHNIEDQSLDYFDQTSPRSSEHTHRHGILSCLCKECVENLQNKYEEVKETTNTDEQMNDEFLPCEDSASIKSNRSKKGSEKSRHTNSSLEEECMDNWFKDAQVTLPYPDSSQPPECITRLSNAGLYEPNENLGVKSSKAEEDKLSQVVSAAFFVQHLDEKPAQEKKVQMEMVDIEKGETECEPLIRTIRRTVDGEPPDPRICQCNRGCLKIVGSFVTSMIVFPAFLYAAYTWLPFDAPLMQDIPTRLVYTLRCASFASFPIVLGVIIHGISRLCASSYDPFKPKEREVTIHRRFVKQGTFLFVLYFFNLSVLATYLPQDHLKFIPLLTCLFTLAQLIYWLSFAVSRSFRGFGYGLTFFPLIAMMFSNFYFMFLVEPEKMIFLGSRNVPQN; encoded by the exons ATGGCTACAGGCCAACAAAAGGTCCTTCAACTTGACCCTTCTCCAGAGAAGACTGATCATACCGGAACAGATGTTGGCTTACAGGAGACTCCAGAGAAAAAGTTGAGTTCTGTTGGCTTCTATGAACTGGAAGTTCCACAGGCCTCAAATAACAATGAAGCCACAGAGGACACCAAGAGAACGGGGTCAGCAGATGTGGAGACCAAAGAGGTCCTCTCCGATGAAAAGGACTCCGATTCTGGTTATCTAGATAAAGCGGAAGAGAAGACCATTCAAAACGATGCATCTCCAGATTACTTAGCTAAAGCAGAAGAGAAGACTGCTCATAACATTGAAGACCAAAGCCTCGACTACTTTGACCAGACTTCACCCAGGTCATCCGAACACACCCATCGACATGGAATCTTGTCTTGTCTTTGTAAAGAGTGCGTCGAAAATTTGCAAAACAAATACGAGGAGGTTAAAGAAACGACCAATACTGACGAACAGATGAACGATGAGTTCTTGCCTTGCGAGGACTCTGCTTCCATCAAATCCAACCGCAGCAAAAAGGGTTCGGAAAAGTCAAGACACACCAACTCCTCGTTGGAGGAAGAATGTATGGACAATTGGTTCAAAGACGCCCAAGTAACTTTACCATACCCGGACAGCAGCCAGCCACCAGAATGCATCACGAGACTAAGCAACGCTGGTCTGTATGAACCCAATGAAAACCTGGGGGTGAAGAGCAGCAAAGCTGAAGAAGACAAGCTATCACAAGTGGTTAGCGCAGCTTTCTTTGTACAACATCTGGATGAAAAACCAGCCCAGGAGAAGAAGGTCCaaatggaaatggtggacatcGAAAAAGGGGAAACGGAATGTGAGCCCCTCATCCGTACCATCCGAAGAACAGTAGACGGGGAGCCCCCGGATCCAAGAATCTGTCAGTGTAACAGGGGCTGCTTGAAGATTGTTGGGTCCTTCGTCACCTCCATGATTGTGTTTCCGGCTTTCCTATATGCGGCCTACACTTGGCTGCCGTTTGATGCCCCACTAATGCAAGACATACCCACCAGACTCGTCTACACCCTGCGGTGTGCGTCCTTTGCCTCGTTCCCCATCGTTCTTG GTGTCATCATCCATGGAATCTCACGTCTCTGTGCTTCCTCCTATGACCCGTTTAAACCCAAAGAGCGTGAGGTGACCATACACCGGCGGTTTGTTAAGCAAGGAACGTTTCTATTCGTCCTCTACTTCTTCAACCTCTCTGTGCTGGCCACCTACCTGCCCCAGGACCACCTGAAGTTTATCCCGCTCCTCACCTGCCTCTTCACCCTTGCTCA GCTTATCTACTGGCTGTCCTTCGCCGTCAGCCGATCGTTCCGTGGTTTTGGCTATGGTTTGACGTTCTTTCCTCTCATCGCCATGATGTTCAGCAACTTTTACTTCATGTTTTTGGTGGAGCCAGAAAAGATGATTTTCCTGGGAAGTAGAAATGTACCCCAAAATTAG